One Methanobacteriaceae archaeon DNA window includes the following coding sequences:
- a CDS encoding peptidoglycan-binding protein gives MLSLVIAAIPIVGASDGQKIDLNDKYSADGLKIGVTSQDVKEAENVLQNNKPFGEKTSKVLGNNTNNQSQILKLGASGEKVKEIQQWLTDYGYYKGNIDGEFGASTDKAVRDFQTESGLIVDGIVGNDTKKAMETWDKHLAQVQAAAGEDTSTASTSTSSSSKKAYASAVRSYSNSYSSSWSNGKGTGDCWDNSAALYSQLTSSGSKARIVQYANSYVSNHRSVEVWDGSSWVDYDYKGNGYAQRYYATSHDGSAQVIASS, from the coding sequence ATGTTAAGCTTGGTTATCGCTGCAATCCCTATTGTGGGAGCTTCAGATGGCCAGAAAATTGATTTAAATGATAAATATTCCGCTGATGGTTTGAAAATTGGAGTAACCAGCCAAGATGTGAAGGAAGCTGAAAATGTGCTTCAAAATAATAAACCATTCGGTGAAAAAACCAGCAAAGTCCTGGGAAATAACACTAACAATCAATCCCAAATCCTAAAGCTTGGTGCCTCAGGAGAAAAGGTCAAAGAAATCCAGCAATGGTTAACTGATTACGGATACTACAAAGGAAATATAGATGGTGAATTCGGAGCCAGCACTGATAAAGCTGTTAGAGATTTCCAGACAGAATCCGGATTAATTGTTGACGGAATCGTTGGTAATGATACTAAAAAGGCTATGGAAACCTGGGATAAACATTTAGCTCAGGTTCAGGCTGCAGCTGGTGAAGATACCAGTACTGCCAGTACCAGCACAAGTTCTTCTTCTAAAAAGGCTTATGCTTCAGCTGTACGAAGCTACAGTAATTCATACAGTAGCAGTTGGAGTAATGGTAAAGGAACTGGTGACTGCTGGGATAACAGCGCAGCACTATACAGCCAGTTAACTTCATCTGGTAGTAAAGCACGAATTGTACAATACGCCAATAGCTACGTTTCCAACCACCGATCCGTGGAGGTATGGGATGGTAGTAGCTGGGTGGACTATGACTACAAAGGTAATGGTTACGCTCAGAGATACTATGCAACCAGCCACGACGGCTCAGCACAGGTAATTGC